One Nocardia farcinica genomic region harbors:
- a CDS encoding glycosyltransferase gives MKIALVSEHASPLAEPGGPEGGQQLHVAELAAALARRGHSVTVYTRRVDPHTRTEVLTRPGYRVVHVPAGPPEPLPRDRTLPHLGEFGTFLRRHWLTDRPQLVHAHFWMSALAAELAARAFDIPVVVTFHALGTVKRRHQGLADTSPPSRIRFERLIATRARHILATSVDEAVELVRMGVPRFRISVVPSGVDVTAFTPGGAAADRKARHRLLCAGKLLPRKGFDVAVRAMPELPGTELVIAGGAVGDDVADDAETKRLRRLAAECGVGDRVRLLGRVSHSAMPRLYRSADAVLAIPRYEPFGLVALEAMACGRPVVATAVGGMLDAVVDGVTGRFVAPAAPETVARAVRPLLDDDVLRRTWGAAGCERVRERYSWDRVAERTLAVYHRAAPTRDSALARELVDPALSRRAAPARATATAR, from the coding sequence GTGAAGATCGCCCTGGTATCCGAGCACGCCAGCCCCCTCGCCGAACCGGGCGGACCCGAAGGCGGTCAACAGCTGCACGTCGCCGAGCTGGCGGCGGCGCTGGCGCGGCGCGGGCACTCGGTCACCGTCTACACCCGCCGCGTCGATCCGCACACCAGGACCGAGGTGCTCACCCGTCCCGGCTACCGGGTGGTGCACGTACCCGCGGGCCCGCCCGAGCCGTTGCCGCGCGACCGCACCCTGCCGCACCTGGGTGAGTTCGGCACCTTCCTGCGCAGGCACTGGCTCACCGACCGACCGCAGCTGGTGCACGCGCACTTCTGGATGTCGGCGCTGGCGGCCGAGCTGGCCGCGCGAGCCTTCGACATCCCCGTGGTGGTCACCTTCCACGCCTTGGGCACCGTCAAGCGCAGGCACCAGGGCCTCGCCGACACCAGCCCGCCCTCACGCATCCGGTTCGAGCGGCTGATCGCCACCCGCGCCCGGCACATCCTGGCCACCAGCGTGGACGAGGCGGTGGAGCTGGTGCGCATGGGCGTGCCGCGCTTCCGCATCTCGGTGGTGCCCTCGGGTGTCGATGTCACGGCGTTCACCCCGGGCGGCGCGGCCGCCGACCGCAAGGCGCGGCACCGGCTGTTGTGCGCGGGAAAGTTGCTGCCGCGCAAGGGATTCGACGTCGCGGTGCGCGCCATGCCCGAACTGCCCGGCACCGAGCTGGTGATCGCGGGCGGCGCGGTCGGCGACGACGTGGCCGACGACGCGGAAACCAAACGGTTGCGCAGGCTGGCCGCCGAATGCGGTGTGGGCGACCGGGTCCGGCTGCTCGGCCGGGTCTCGCACAGCGCCATGCCCCGGCTGTACCGCTCCGCCGACGCGGTGCTGGCCATCCCGCGCTACGAGCCGTTCGGGCTGGTGGCGCTCGAGGCGATGGCCTGCGGCAGGCCGGTCGTCGCCACCGCCGTGGGCGGCATGCTCGATGCGGTGGTCGACGGCGTGACCGGACGTTTCGTCGCCCCGGCCGCCCCCGAGACCGTCGCGCGCGCGGTACGCCCGCTGCTCGACGACGACGTGCTGCGCCGCACCTGGGGCGCGGCGGGGTGCGAGCGGGTGCGCGAGCGCTACTCCTGGGACCGGGTGGCGGAGCGGACGCTGGCGGTCTACCACCGGGCCGCACCGACCCGGGACAGCGCGCTGGCGCGCGAGCTGGTCGATCCGGCGCTCAGCCGGCGCGCCGCCCCGGCCCGCGCCACCGCCACGGCGAGATGA
- a CDS encoding DUF6328 family protein → MRVPDDAWNRVARGETETERLDRNWNSLVQELRVVQTGVQFLVGALLIVPFQAGFAELSDRERAVYLATVAAAFGATVLLVAPVSWHRILFRRHRLANVVAAAHRCAIAGLALLGVALVGSLVLVVDIVVHPAAGSAAGALVAVSFLIAWLISPWRWRGPGRRAG, encoded by the coding sequence GTGCGCGTTCCTGACGACGCCTGGAACCGGGTGGCCAGGGGCGAGACCGAAACCGAACGGCTGGACCGCAACTGGAACAGCCTGGTCCAGGAACTGCGCGTGGTGCAGACCGGGGTGCAGTTCCTGGTCGGCGCCCTGCTGATCGTGCCGTTCCAAGCCGGGTTCGCCGAACTGTCCGACCGTGAGCGCGCGGTCTACCTGGCCACCGTTGCCGCGGCCTTCGGTGCGACGGTGCTGTTGGTCGCGCCGGTGTCGTGGCATCGGATCCTGTTCCGCCGGCACCGGCTGGCCAACGTGGTGGCGGCCGCCCACCGCTGCGCGATCGCGGGCCTGGCGCTGCTGGGTGTCGCGCTGGTCGGGTCGCTGGTCCTGGTGGTGGACATCGTCGTCCACCCGGCGGCGGGGTCCGCGGCGGGCGCGCTGGTGGCGGTGTCGTTCCTGATCGCCTGGCTCATCTCGCCGTGGCGGTGGCGCGGGCCGGGGCGGCGCGCCGGCTGA
- a CDS encoding ChaB family protein — translation MPKTTRTGEAKKSELPSTLRRSEEKAQRTFAKAHDAALAEYGSEERAYRVGYSALKHSYEKVGDHWEAKEQRGPSDERAEHGGPDAEGETAGGVNANASKKHLLDVAGRLGITGRWKMTKHQLISAIEKENRRETARARS, via the coding sequence ATGCCGAAGACCACCCGCACGGGGGAGGCGAAGAAGTCCGAGCTGCCCAGCACGCTGCGGCGTTCGGAGGAGAAGGCGCAGCGCACCTTCGCCAAAGCCCACGATGCCGCCCTGGCCGAGTACGGCAGCGAGGAGCGCGCGTACCGTGTCGGCTACAGCGCGCTCAAGCACAGCTACGAGAAGGTCGGCGACCACTGGGAGGCCAAGGAGCAGCGCGGGCCCTCCGACGAGCGCGCCGAACACGGCGGGCCCGATGCCGAAGGCGAGACCGCGGGCGGGGTGAACGCCAACGCCTCCAAGAAACACCTGCTCGATGTCGCCGGGCGGCTGGGCATCACGGGGCGGTGGAAGATGACCAAGCACCAGCTGATCTCGGCGATCGAGAAGGAGAATCGCCGGGAGACCGCCCGTGCGCGTTCCTGA
- a CDS encoding nucleotidyltransferase family protein — protein sequence MVATMDELLHALTRAVNALSESDVRFAVAGGCAVYARGGPASDHDVDLFVKPEDASRAVQVLTRAGLRGCDPAEDWLKKVYDRDTLIDIIYRPNCRDVTDELLDRAETMRIGPAVAPVVSATDLMVDKLLVFDAHRLDLSPLLHIARDLREQVDWPQVRAETIHSPYAKAFLGLIDDLGIADTRADMKKAG from the coding sequence ATGGTCGCCACGATGGACGAATTGCTGCACGCCCTCACGCGTGCCGTGAACGCCCTGTCCGAATCCGACGTGCGGTTCGCGGTGGCGGGCGGCTGCGCGGTCTACGCCCGCGGCGGTCCCGCCTCCGACCACGACGTCGATCTGTTCGTCAAACCCGAGGACGCCTCCCGCGCCGTCCAGGTGCTCACCCGCGCCGGGCTGCGCGGCTGCGACCCCGCCGAGGACTGGCTCAAGAAGGTCTACGACCGCGACACCCTCATCGACATCATCTACCGCCCCAACTGCCGCGACGTCACCGACGAGCTGCTCGACCGGGCCGAGACGATGCGGATCGGTCCCGCGGTCGCGCCGGTGGTCAGCGCCACCGACCTGATGGTGGACAAGCTGCTGGTCTTCGACGCCCATCGGCTGGATCTGAGCCCGCTGCTGCACATCGCCCGCGATCTGCGCGAGCAGGTCGACTGGCCGCAGGTGCGCGCGGAGACGATCCACTCCCCCTACGCGAAGGCCTTCCTCGGGCTGATCGACGATCTCGGCATCGCCGACACGCGCGCCGACATGAAGAAAGCCGGGTGA
- a CDS encoding BON domain-containing protein, whose product MDKPQYQVAHLRRALAEDPRTAELGVQVTIRGDVVVLDGEVASEALKEQMTAVVREQLPQLRVHNDVRVVHPAAPAGAEHLSTPERS is encoded by the coding sequence ATGGACAAGCCGCAGTACCAGGTCGCCCACCTGCGCCGGGCCCTCGCCGAGGATCCGCGCACCGCGGAACTGGGTGTGCAGGTCACCATCCGCGGCGATGTCGTCGTCCTGGACGGCGAGGTGGCCAGCGAGGCGCTCAAGGAACAGATGACGGCGGTGGTGCGCGAACAGCTGCCGCAGCTGCGCGTCCACAACGACGTGCGGGTGGTGCATCCCGCCGCACCGGCGGGCGCCGAACACCTGTCGACCCCCGAAAGGAGTTGA
- a CDS encoding metallophosphoesterase family protein, giving the protein MRIAAVGDVHLGTDSGGQLRPVLRELPLRADVLLLAGDLTRHGTVAEARVVAEEFADLGVPVLAVLGNHDHHSDAQDEIAALLTDHGITVLEGTAATVEIEGRTLGVAGTKGFGGGFAGKCASVFGERIMREFAQHTCDLAESLRAVLRELRTDVTVVLTHYSPVSDTLHGEPREIYPFLGSYLLGEVIDEFDVDLALHGHAHAGTERGTTPGGIRVRNVAEPVIRSAYAIYELEPARTRVGL; this is encoded by the coding sequence ATGCGCATCGCCGCGGTTGGAGACGTCCATCTCGGCACCGATTCCGGCGGGCAGTTGCGCCCGGTGCTGCGCGAACTGCCGTTGCGGGCCGACGTCCTGCTGCTCGCCGGCGACCTCACCCGGCACGGCACCGTCGCCGAGGCCAGGGTGGTGGCCGAGGAGTTCGCCGATCTCGGAGTGCCCGTGCTGGCGGTGCTGGGCAACCACGACCACCACAGCGACGCGCAGGACGAGATCGCCGCGCTGCTCACCGACCACGGCATCACGGTGCTCGAGGGAACGGCCGCCACCGTCGAGATCGAGGGGCGCACCCTCGGTGTCGCGGGCACCAAGGGCTTCGGCGGCGGGTTCGCCGGCAAGTGCGCCAGCGTCTTCGGTGAGCGGATCATGCGCGAATTCGCCCAGCACACCTGCGATCTGGCGGAATCGCTGCGGGCGGTGCTGCGCGAGCTGCGCACCGATGTCACCGTCGTCCTCACCCACTACTCCCCCGTCAGCGACACCCTGCACGGCGAGCCGCGCGAGATCTATCCGTTCCTCGGCTCCTATCTGCTCGGTGAGGTGATCGACGAGTTCGATGTCGACCTCGCGCTGCACGGGCACGCCCATGCCGGGACCGAGCGCGGCACCACCCCCGGCGGCATCCGCGTCCGCAACGTGGCCGAGCCGGTGATCCGGTCCGCCTACGCCATCTACGAACTCGAGCCCGCCCGCACCCGCGTGGGGCTGTGA
- a CDS encoding FAD-dependent oxidoreductase: MTSLWLNDAEVPARLRLTAGARYDTLVVGAGLVGLTTALLLAQSGREVAVLEARRVGAGTTGASTAKVSLLQGTRGSTIAQRHGTATLSRYVAANRDGLDWLLHFCADHDIDVQRVPAYTYAQDESELSSVRAEFEATRAVGLPTELVDELDVPFPAHGAVRLAEQAQLDPMAVLAALAAEVEAHGAPIYESTRAQALRHDGGQIVVRTEHGDVSATNVVVATGTPIFDRGGFFARLTAQRSYLAAFRVPGPVPHEMYISAGQPSRSLRYHPTADGDLLLVGGSGHEVGRTRSEAAHVEQVLDWTRRWFPGAEPLYRWSAQDYHPVSELPYVGPLLPGQDGVLVASGFAKWGMTNGAAAALALAGRLTGKTPAWAGTLATWQPGELKSLGSGVQVNAAVAQHMSTGWLRLLGNSGTTVPPEGCGRVERHGLHPTAVSTVDGVTHEVSAVCSHLYGIVHWNDAERSWDCPLHGSRFAPDGSVLEGPATKPLPTRRSPLPASPATENLGS; the protein is encoded by the coding sequence ATGACGTCACTGTGGTTGAACGACGCGGAGGTTCCCGCGCGGTTGCGCCTCACCGCCGGTGCCCGATACGACACCCTCGTCGTCGGCGCCGGACTGGTGGGGCTGACGACGGCGCTGCTGCTGGCGCAGAGCGGACGCGAGGTCGCCGTCCTCGAGGCCAGGCGGGTGGGCGCGGGCACCACCGGCGCCTCGACCGCGAAAGTCTCGCTCCTGCAAGGCACCAGGGGCAGCACCATCGCCCAGCGCCACGGCACGGCGACGCTGTCCCGGTACGTCGCCGCCAACCGCGACGGCCTGGACTGGCTGCTGCACTTCTGCGCCGACCACGACATCGACGTCCAACGGGTGCCCGCATACACCTACGCGCAGGACGAATCCGAATTGTCCTCGGTGCGAGCGGAGTTCGAGGCGACCCGCGCGGTCGGCCTGCCCACCGAGCTGGTGGACGAGCTGGACGTGCCCTTTCCCGCGCACGGCGCCGTCCGGCTGGCCGAGCAGGCACAGCTGGACCCCATGGCCGTGCTGGCGGCGCTCGCGGCCGAGGTCGAGGCGCACGGCGCGCCCATCTACGAGTCCACGCGCGCGCAGGCATTGCGCCACGACGGCGGGCAGATCGTGGTGCGCACCGAGCACGGCGACGTCTCGGCCACGAACGTGGTGGTGGCCACCGGCACCCCGATCTTCGACCGCGGCGGGTTCTTCGCCCGGCTCACCGCGCAGCGCTCCTATCTGGCGGCGTTCCGCGTGCCGGGGCCGGTGCCGCACGAGATGTACATCAGCGCCGGTCAGCCCAGCCGCTCGCTGCGCTACCACCCCACCGCCGACGGTGATCTGCTGCTCGTGGGCGGCAGCGGCCACGAGGTCGGCCGCACCCGCTCCGAGGCCGCGCATGTCGAGCAGGTGCTGGACTGGACGCGGCGGTGGTTCCCCGGCGCCGAACCGCTGTACCGCTGGTCGGCGCAGGACTATCACCCGGTCAGCGAACTCCCGTACGTCGGGCCGTTGCTGCCCGGCCAGGACGGCGTGCTGGTGGCCAGCGGCTTCGCCAAGTGGGGCATGACCAACGGGGCGGCCGCGGCGCTGGCGCTGGCCGGGCGGCTGACCGGCAAGACACCGGCCTGGGCGGGGACGCTGGCCACCTGGCAGCCTGGTGAGCTGAAGTCGCTCGGCTCCGGCGTGCAGGTCAATGCCGCCGTCGCGCAACACATGTCGACCGGCTGGCTGCGATTGCTCGGCAACTCGGGCACGACCGTGCCGCCGGAGGGCTGCGGCCGGGTCGAACGGCACGGCCTGCACCCCACCGCGGTGTCGACGGTCGACGGGGTCACCCACGAGGTGTCGGCGGTGTGCTCGCACCTCTACGGCATCGTGCACTGGAACGACGCGGAACGCAGCTGGGACTGCCCGCTGCACGGTTCGCGGTTCGCCCCCGACGGCAGCGTGCTGGAGGGCCCGGCCACCAAACCGCTGCCGACCCGCCGCAGCCCGCTGCCGGCGAGCCCGGCCACCGAGAACCTCGGCTCCTGA
- a CDS encoding PP2C family protein-serine/threonine phosphatase, protein MNPDLPKDPADVPTEPVEHRAPGATPRPAEAPTVEITAESSGLPAGHDPATRPVRHSGPRCPDCDAEVSGPRCPGCGADLDGKYVALPVPGAAADRFEADLGAVCVVTDRGIAHARNEDAVAAAVLEGEHGPHTTVIVVCDGVSTSANPQAASGTAVRAGVQACLAALRQGATAPDAAQAGLAAAADAVRAIATDDLHAPSCTYVSAVVRGAGGGAVDVTVANVGDSRAYWLAAEPFRDDPGFMPSQRLTVDDSWAQALVDAGAMDEQAAMNDPRAHTLLRWLGADSDENPWSENAVRTFRAVGPGRLLLCSDGLWNYRPEPDGLAALAAAPDPMAAARDLADFAVRSGGNDNITIALAPVS, encoded by the coding sequence GTGAATCCCGATCTGCCCAAGGATCCCGCCGACGTGCCCACCGAGCCCGTCGAACACCGCGCGCCCGGCGCGACGCCACGGCCCGCCGAGGCCCCGACCGTCGAGATCACCGCCGAGAGTTCCGGCCTGCCCGCGGGACACGACCCGGCCACCCGGCCGGTCCGGCACAGCGGCCCGCGCTGCCCCGACTGCGACGCCGAGGTGAGCGGACCCCGGTGTCCTGGCTGCGGCGCCGACCTCGACGGCAAGTACGTCGCGCTGCCGGTGCCGGGCGCCGCCGCCGACCGGTTCGAGGCCGATCTGGGGGCGGTGTGCGTGGTGACCGATCGCGGAATCGCGCACGCGCGCAACGAGGACGCGGTCGCGGCGGCCGTGCTCGAGGGCGAGCACGGCCCGCACACCACCGTGATCGTGGTCTGTGACGGGGTGTCCACCTCGGCCAATCCGCAGGCCGCCTCCGGCACCGCGGTGCGGGCCGGGGTACAGGCCTGCCTGGCGGCACTGCGCCAGGGGGCGACGGCGCCGGACGCGGCACAGGCCGGACTCGCCGCGGCCGCCGACGCGGTGCGCGCCATCGCCACCGACGATCTGCACGCACCGTCGTGCACCTACGTCTCGGCCGTCGTGCGCGGCGCCGGAGGCGGCGCCGTGGACGTCACCGTCGCCAACGTGGGTGACAGCCGGGCGTATTGGCTTGCCGCCGAGCCGTTCCGCGACGATCCCGGCTTCATGCCGTCCCAGCGGCTCACCGTCGACGACTCCTGGGCGCAGGCCCTGGTCGACGCGGGCGCGATGGACGAGCAGGCCGCGATGAACGACCCGCGCGCGCACACCCTGCTGCGCTGGCTCGGGGCGGATTCCGACGAGAACCCGTGGTCGGAGAACGCGGTGCGGACTTTCCGTGCGGTGGGGCCGGGCCGGTTGCTGCTGTGCAGCGACGGGCTGTGGAACTACCGCCCCGAGCCGGACGGGCTGGCCGCGCTGGCCGCCGCGCCCGATCCCATGGCCGCCGCGCGCGATCTCGCCGATTTCGCGGTGCGCAGCGGCGGCAACGACAACATCACCATCGCGCTCGCGCCGGTCTCCTAG
- a CDS encoding SDR family oxidoreductase produces MTKFDGKSCLITGAASGLGRSTAQAVAAKGASLVLTDIDGPGLERTAAELRDGGATVHLAEALDVSDHDAVVALAEQTHARLGSVDIVMNVAGIATWGTVDRLTHRQWRRTVDIDLMGPIHVIEEFLPPMIAAGRGGHLVNVASAAGLFGLPWHAPYSAGKFGLRGVSEVLRFDLRRHRIGVSLVCPGAMRTPMVNRVEIAGVDREAEAVQKGMKLFLRHAVTPEAAAASIVRGVERNRYLVYTSHDIRVGHWAQRYFPPAYTLAMRGLNWAMQHYVDKPGVLRESGRERDAPLP; encoded by the coding sequence ATGACCAAGTTCGACGGCAAGAGCTGCCTGATCACCGGCGCCGCCAGCGGGCTCGGCCGCAGTACCGCGCAGGCGGTCGCGGCCAAGGGCGCCTCGCTGGTACTCACCGACATCGACGGCCCAGGACTCGAGCGTACCGCCGCGGAGCTGCGCGACGGCGGCGCCACCGTGCATCTGGCCGAAGCGCTCGACGTGAGCGACCACGACGCCGTCGTCGCGCTGGCCGAGCAGACCCACGCCCGGCTCGGCAGCGTCGACATCGTCATGAACGTCGCGGGCATCGCCACCTGGGGCACGGTCGACCGGCTCACCCACCGGCAGTGGCGCCGCACCGTCGACATCGACCTGATGGGGCCGATCCACGTCATCGAGGAGTTCCTGCCGCCGATGATCGCCGCGGGCCGCGGCGGGCACCTGGTGAACGTCGCCTCGGCGGCCGGCCTGTTCGGGCTGCCGTGGCACGCGCCCTACAGTGCGGGCAAGTTCGGTCTGCGCGGTGTCTCGGAGGTGCTGCGCTTCGACCTGCGCCGGCACCGGATCGGGGTCAGCCTGGTGTGCCCGGGGGCGATGCGCACCCCGATGGTGAACCGGGTGGAGATCGCCGGGGTCGACCGGGAGGCCGAGGCCGTGCAGAAGGGGATGAAGCTGTTCCTGCGCCACGCGGTGACGCCCGAGGCGGCGGCGGCATCGATCGTGCGCGGGGTGGAGCGCAACCGCTACCTCGTCTACACCTCCCACGACATCCGCGTCGGCCACTGGGCGCAACGGTACTTCCCGCCCGCCTACACCCTGGCCATGCGCGGGCTGAACTGGGCCATGCAGCATTACGTGGACAAGCCGGGCGTGCTGCGCGAGTCCGGCCGCGAGCGCGATGCCCCGCTGCCGTAG